A portion of the Pleuronectes platessa chromosome 15, fPlePla1.1, whole genome shotgun sequence genome contains these proteins:
- the flrt1a gene encoding leucine-rich repeat transmembrane protein FLRT1 — translation MFTIMAPARTAKLCARLFLLFLCLTLHAGMLQFTTATIQGYIGDRDICPSVCRCDEDFIYCNDRGLNSIPSLPPTASILYLQNNHINNPGLPTSLEHQLAIRVVYLYDNELDEFPLHLPPTVRELHLQDNNIRTIPRSALARMPLLEKLHLDDNSISTVSIEDQAFADNPRLRLLFLSRNHLSSIPSGLPASLEELRLDDNRISTIPTHAFRGLTSLRCLVLDGNLLANQRIADDTFSRLSNLTELSLVRNALQTPPVNLPSAHLQRLSLQENALTHMPRGSLDGMHRLQRLDLSGNNLTTLPKGLFKDLDSLGQLLVRGNPWHCGCNLRWLYDWLHARGNTITVRGLTCHGPDRVRDMALMDLTSEMDECEVVRTAGTRDRVGGGGLDSSTTNTPPQGSLFTLRSKRPGLGLPDSGLDYTLSSSGVGKSLALNVKPLSHNSVRVTWSVAQPSSSFRLSWLRQGTGNAMGSITETLVRGDRREYLLTSLQPRSSYIICMVPLAASSESKGAISGDADSDEALVCAKAETSDQSPLEEEEDKDSQKMITLPLAGIIGGASAIVSLALIFGIFCWYGHKSGKLCSRDHYTRNSSRKSKTYDDYIESGTKKDTTILEIRGPGFQMTPMAACQPMQPKPLREDYIVHTIFPSNGTGLYKGDNHVSNAGHGTNRGYREGGIPDIDYCYT, via the coding sequence ATGTTTACTATAATGGCACCTGCAAGAACGGCCAAACTGTGCGCTCGGCTCTTCCTGCTGTTTCTTTGCTTGACACTACATGCCGGCATGCTTCAGTTCACTACAGCTACGATACAAGGATACATTGGAGACAGGGATATATGCCCATCTGTATGCAGGTGCGATGAGGACTTCATCTACTGCAATGATCGTGGCCTGAATTCAATTCCGTCACTGCCACCAACTGCATCCATCCTCTACCTTCAGAACAACCACATAAACAACCCGGGCTTGCCCACCTCCTTGGAGCACCAACTTGCTATCCGAGTGGTTTACCTCTATGATAATGAACTGGATGAATTCCCTCTACATCTGCCACCGACCGTGCGTGAACTGCATTTGCAGGACAACAACATCCGCACTATTCCTCGGAGTGCACTAGCTCGGATGCCTTTGTTAGAGAAGCTCCACTTGGATGACAACTCTATTTCCACTGTCAGTATTGAAGATCAGGCCTTTGCTGACAACCCACGGCTGCGCTTGCTTTTCCTTTCACGCAACCATCTGTCTAGTATCCCCTCAGGACTGCCTGCTTCTCTGGAAGAACTACGTTTGGATGACAACCGAATCTCCACAATCCCAACCCATGCCTTCCGAGGACTCACCTCACTTAGATGTCTTGTCCTGGACGGGAACCTTTTGGCAAACCAGCGTATAGCTGATGACACATTCTCTCGTCTTTCTAACTTGACCGAGTTATCCCTTGTCCGAAACGCTCTCCAGACCCCACCTGTAAACTTGCCCAGTGCCCATCTTCAGCGCCTGTCTCTACAGGAAAATGCCCTCACCCATATGCCACGTGGGTCCTTGGATGGCATGCACAGGCTACAGAGGCTGGACCTTTCCGGAAACAACCTGACAACCCTGCCAAAGGGACTGTTCAAAGACTTGGACAGCTTGGGTCAACTGTTGGTGCGAGGTAATCCTTGGCACTGCGGCTGCAACCTGCGATGGTTGTATGACTGGCTGCATGCCCGTGGTAACACCATCACTGTCAGAGGTCTCACCTGCCATGGACCTGACCGAGTGCGAGACATGGCTCTGATGGACCTGACCAGCGAGATGGACGAATGTGAAGTGGTGAGGACAGCAGGGACCAGAGACAGAGTGGGTGGAGGTGGACTAGATAGCTCTACTACTAACACCCCTCCACAGGGCTCACTCTTCACCCTTCGCTCAAAACGTCCTGGATTGGGGCTTCCTGACTCTGGTTTAGACTACACTCTTAGCAGCAGTGGTGTGGGGAAGAGCCTGGCCCTCAATGTGAAGCCTCTCTCCCACAACAGTGTCCGTGTCACCTGGAGCGTGGCCCAGCCCAGCTCCTCTTTCAGGCTGAGCTGGCTGCGACAGGGCACTGGAAATGCCATGGGATCGATCACAGAGACGTTAGTCCGGGGTGACCGTCGAGAGTACCTGCTTACCTCGTTGCAACCACGTTCGAGCTACATCATCTGCATGGTGCCCCTGGCTGCTAGTTCAGAAAGCAAAGGGGCAATTTCTGGAGATGCTGACTCTGATGAAGCTCTGGTGTGCGCTAAAGCTGAAACATCAGACCAAAGCCCattggaagaagaagaggataaAGATTCACAGAAAATGATAACATTGCCATTGGCAGGGATTATTGGTGGGGCTTCTGCCATTGTGTCTTTGGCTCTTATTTTTGGCATCTTCTGTTGGTATGGACATAAGTCTGGGAAATTGTGTTCCCGCGACCACTACACTCGCAACAGCTCTCGAAAAAGCAAAACCTATGATGATTACATTGAGTCAGGCACAAAGAAGGACACTACAATCTTGGAGATCCGTGGCCCCGGATTCCAGATGACACCAATGGCGGCTTGCCAGCCAATGCAGCCTAAACCCCTACGAGAGGATTACATCGTTCATACCATATTCCCCTCCAATGGCACTGGCCTGTACAAAGGTGACAACCATGTCTCTAATGCAGGACATGGCACCAACCGTGGCTATAGAGAAGGCGGAATCCCAGATATAGACTACTGTTACACATGA